A region of the Burkholderia pyrrocinia genome:
GCGCGCAGGTGCGCGACGCCGATCTGGTCGCCCGCCTGGGCGGCGACGAATTCGCGGTGATGCTGTCGGCGGTGCGCGATGCGGGCAGCGTGTGTCGCATCGCCGACGAGATATTGTCCGGCATGGCGCCGTCGATCGAGCTGTCCGACGGCCGCATGGTGGCCACCATGATGAGTGCCGGCGTTGCGCTGTATCCCGACCACGCGTCGGACGCGAGCGGCTTGCTGCGCGCGGCGGATGCAGCGATGTACCGGGCCAAGCGCACTCGACCAGGCTCGTGGCAGTTGGCTGAAGGTGTTGCAGGACCGGTTTGATGTCGATCGTTTCGCGCTGCGGGCGAGGTCGCAGCAGCGGATTACAAAAAGCGCGCCCGACGCGGGCGCACTCGAAGGGGATGCGAAATGAACAACTCGTTTCCTGTGAGCGTGGGGCGGATGTGCGTTGGAAGCGCGCTGCTGCTGTGCATGCTGCTGGGGGGCTGCAAGGCGCCGCCGCTTCATCGTGGGCTGACGCAGACGCAGGTCACGACGCTCAAGTCGGCCGGTTTCCACGAGACCGAAGAGGGTTTCGAGTTCGGCTCGACCGGACCGATCCTGTTCGATTTCGATCGATATAACCTCAAGCCCGATGTGCGGCGGGTCGTCGAGCGGATCGGGCGCACGCTCAGGTCGGTGGGGATCAACGGAGTGCGGGTTTATGGTTATTCGGACGAAGAAGGTGCGGATGACTATGACTTCGAGTTGTCCAGAAGGCGGGCTGAGGTCGTGGCGATCGAGCTTGTCGACGTCGGGCTGGATGGGAAGCGCATTGCGATCGTCGGAAGAGGGAAGCGCGACCCGGTGGGCGACAACCGTACGCCGGCCGGCAGGGCGCAGAATCGGCGGGCGGCGATTGTAGTTTCGCCGCGGTGAGGAGGAGGGCGTCGCACACTGGTACGCAGCGATGACGCGTGCGTCGCCTGTCGACAAGCAAGCCGCTCAGCCTGTTCCTGAAAACACGAATACAGGAATGTCTCGGTGCGGTCAGTTGTAACTGTTTGCCATCATTGCCACGCAGACATCCGAGCGTCTGTTCACAAGCGACGGACCTTTATGTTCACGGCTTACGGGACGGATCGTTGGCTGAAACCGTCATTGCCGATTGGAGGCCGCTCAATAAATTCGAAATGAAATTTTAAGTTGCCCGAATAGAATCGTTCCGCCCGTTTTTTTGAACTCCGCATCGCCACGTGGCGAGCGCGGCGACGACCGGAACGTGTATGACCATCGACCCCAAGGATCTGCTTCCGCACTTCGAACGCGAGATGGCGCTGCTGCGCCGTTCGATGCAGACGTTCGCACAGCGTTTTCCTAAAATCGCCGCTCGCCTGGCGATCACCGGCGAGCATTCGGAAGATCCGTACGTCGAACGTCTGTTGCAGTCGTTCGCATTGATGTCGTCGTCTCACGACATCCGCCTCGAGGATGATGTGCCCGCGTTTACGCACGGTATCCTCCAGACGCTGCACGGCGCGTTCCTGCGCCCGTTTCCCTTCTGCGCGATTGCGCAATTTCATGACGACTCAACCAGCAAACAGACCGCGCCCCGTGTCATTCCCCGCGGTGCTCAACTGATCTCACCGGTTGGCCGGGAAGTATTTCGCATGACGAATGAAATAGCGATTGTGCCGCTGACCGTCTCGGCGGTGCGTTACGCGACGTCGGCGATCGCGCCGCGAGACGCGGCGTTACCGTCCGAAACGACCGGTTTGCTGACGGCCACGTTCGAGCTGACATCGCCGGAAGCGACGTTCGCGATCGTGCCGGACAGATTGCGTTTGCACTTCACCGGCGCGCGCGAAATCGTCGCGGCACTCACGGACGCCGTCTTGCTTCTTGCAGTGCGAGGTTTCGCCGAGATGGACGATTCCGGACGCTGGAAGCGTCTCCCGAACATGCCGTTCACGGCCGTCGGCCTTGAGCCAATCGACGCGCTGCTTGATATGCCGCATGACGATGCCCTCGGGCCATTTCACCTGCTGATGGAGTATTGCGCCGTTCCGAAGCGCTTCGACTTTGTCGACCTGGACATGCGGCCCCTCAAGCGAGGTGCCGGCGATAGCCGTCGCGTCGCGCTGCACCTGGCGATCGCGGGCGTGCATCCGGACTCGCATCGAGCGCAACGTCTGGCCGCCGCGACGGCTGACCATGTCCGCTTGTTTTGTACACCCGTGATCAACCTTTTCCCGGATGCTGCCGAGCCGATCGAGACTCGTCCCGGTTGCGCGTATTACCCGGTGAAGCCGCTTGCGCAGAAAAACGCGTCGCAGACGAACATCTGGTCGATCGACACGGTTCGTCAGACTTCCGACGCGGGTACGTCGATCGTGGCACCGTTCCATTCGCTGCAGCATGGCATGGGCACCCATCCGGGGCTGTACTGGACAGCATTGCGCGACGACGCCCGGCGGGCGCCGAGGAAGCCCGTCGATCCCCAGGCCGAAGAGGCGGACAAGAAACCGTCCCCGGACGAGATTGCAGACCTGCTCCATGGCGTTGAACTGGGACTGATCGATCGGGACGGCCAACCTGCCGATCCCGGGCGTCGCAAACTGGCGATCCGGCTGTCCTGTACCCAGGGCGACCTGTCCGGAATGCAGGAACGCGAACTGGCGTTGTGCGCAGGCGATCCGGTGGGGACGATCGCACTGCTGAACCGGCCGACCCGGAGCCGGCCGCGGGCTTTCCGCTACGGCGAGCTGTGGAATGTATTGTCTTTGCTCGTGCCGCAGGCGATTCGCCTGGACAACGGCGGTCTGGCCCAACTGACGCGGCTCTGCGCCCGCTGGGCGGAATGTTCGGTCGACGCCGGGCGGCGCTTCGATGCGCTCGTCTCGTTGTCGACCGCGCGCGTTCGGCGCTGGATGCCCGGCAAGCCGGCGTCGGCGTTCGTGCAGGGGCTTGAAGTGCGATTGGTGGTCGATGAGCAGCGTTTCGCCGGGTTCAGTCTTGGCGGGCTCGCGCACGTCATGGAGAGATGCTTCGCACCGCACGTGCCTGTAACAAGTTTCGTGCAGATTGTGCTGTTTTCAGCGCATACCGGTGCGCTGCTTCGCCGTGGGCAACCGTGCCCCGGCGTCCAGCCGCTGGTCTAGTTTTCGATTTTCGGGGCTCGAACGGAAACGTTTGCGGGCGTCTTTCGCGCGGTCGGATTTTGTCCTACATTAACGGGGCTTCGGGCCGCTAGCCGGTCCACGGAACCTGAGATCACAAGCAAGGAACAAGAATGAGTTTCGCTCCGAACGGGGGTATTCCCAATGGTTTGGGCGGTAGCGCGCTCGGCTCCTTGAGCGCGCTCGGCGGCCTGGCAGGCCCGGTCGCCTCGAGTGTTGCCGGGAGTCTCGGGCCGCTCGCGGGCCTGGCCGGGCACGTCGACACCGTCCAGCGTGCGCTACAGCTCGCGCAAACCAGCTTCTCGCTGATGGACAAGACGCCCGGTGCGGTTGCCGAAGCGATCAACGGCGCCGCCAACCCCGCGCGCCTGACCCAGCTCAATCGTTACGTGACGCTCGATACGCCGCTCGGCCCGGACGTGCTGCTGGTCAGCGCCGCCGTCGTCGACGAGTACGTGAACCGGTTGCCGGAAATCCACCTCGACCTGCTGTCGCATCGCCACGACCTTCGCCCCGACGACCTGATCGGCCAGCAGGTCAAGATCCGGTTCGATCAGCAGGCGCGCTTGTCGACGCTCGAACGCGTCGTTGCATCCGGTGCCGGCGAGAACGACCGTTACTTCGACGGCTACGTTGCGTCGTTCGACCGCGCCGGCAATCCCGGCAATGTCACGCAGTACCACCTGACGGCAGTGCCGTGGTTCTGGTTCCTGACGCGCTCGACCGACTGCCGGATTTTCCAGAACAAGACCGCGCAGGACATCCTCACCGAGATTTTCCAGGAGCACGGATTTTCGGATTTCGTGTTCGACATTCGGACGAGTCAGAAACCGCTCGAATACGTGGTGATGTACCAGGAGTCCTACTACAACTTCTGCGCGCGGTTGATGGAGCAGGAAGGGCTGGTCTGGACGCACCGCTACGAGAAGGACAAGCACATGCTTGTGATCGGCGACACGAATTTGCTGTTCCGCCCGATCGACGGGCTGGCAACTGTGCCGTTCGCCGCCACCGAGGCGAGTGAGGACAGCGGCATCGACCAGTTGCACGAAGGTCGGCGCTTTGGCGTCGGCAAGGTCACGTTCCGCGACTTCAATCATCAGAATCCGTCGTCGCCGCTGATGCTGGTGGAAGCCGGCCCGCAGAACCTCAAGCACGCGCGGCTCGACTCGACCGAGCGGTTCGAGCACCAGTCGCTGTACGACCACGGCGACGACGGCAACCGCTATGCGCGTTTTGCGATGGAGGCCGAGGAGGCGCAGGCCCATCGCTATACCGGCGGCGGCTACGCGTGGCGCATGACCACCGCCGGCGCCGTCAACGTGGCGAATCACCCGGTCCTCGAGAACAACCAGGAATACGTGATCCTGCACGTGCGTCACGAGGCGGTGAACGACTACACGCAGCACAGCGCAAAACTGCCGTACCGCAACAGCTTCGCGTTGCTGCCGAAGAAGATTCCGTATCGTGCGCCGCGCGCCACGCCGAAACCGGTGATTCATGGCACGCAGTCGGCGATCGTCGTCGGTCCCAAGGGCGAGGAAATCTACACCAACGGGAGCGCCGTGAAGGTGAACTTCCCGTGGGACCGGCGCGGCAAGAAGGATGGATCCGACTCGATGTGGGTGCGTGTGTCGCAACCGTGGGCGGGTGACGGTTGGGGGGCGGCCGCGATTCCGCGGATCAAGCAGGAAGTGCTCGTGGCGTTCAATCAGGGCGATCCGGATAACCCCGTGATCGTGGGCCGCGTGTTCAACGGCGAGCAGGGCAACCCGTACCACGGTGCGGCTGGCCAAACGATGGGGATCAAGAGCCAGACGCACAAGGGGCAGGGCTCGAACGAGATCCGCATGACCGACACGAACGGCATGCAGGAATTCTTCATGCACGCCCAGAAGGACATGAACACCGTGGTCGAGAACAGCGAGACGCACAAGGTGCTCGGGCCGATGCGTACCGTCCTGGTGGCGACGGGTAGCGAAGAAAAGCAGATTCCGCAGGGCAACCTGACCGAGACGATCGCCGAGAAGCGCAGTACGACCGCGACCACCGTCGAAGTGACGACGCCTGCCAAGGACGGGGGCGGCGGCACGCAGGTCTATGTGGCCGAGCGCGGCATCCTGCTGAAGGTGCAGGACAGCTCGATCTCGCTCGCGCCCGAAGGCATTCGCCTCGAGCACAAGGGCTCCGTGATCCTGATGACCGACGACGGCGTGATGGTCAACGGCCAGCGCATCGATCTCAACAAATAACACGAACAAAACCATGCACTACGCTATCCACGAAGGCACCTTCGAACTGCCGGACGCGGCGCTCGACCGCACCGTCAACATCCTCGTGATGAACGCCGGCCCCGGCGGCCTCAACCTCGTGATCGCCCGTGGGCGGCTGCGCGACGGGGAAGATATCGATGCGTTTGTCGCGCGCGAATGGGAAGTGGCGTCGCGCGACGCGAAGATGCTTACCGAGAAGGCGCGCCGGGCTGTGGCGGTGGCGGGCCGTTCGGGCATCCAGATCGATTCCACGCTCGAACGGGATGGCCGGCTCTGGCATCAACTGCAGACCATGTTTCCGTCGGACGACGCCGGCCGCGTGCTGGTGATGACGTTGACCAGCGCGGCACCGCTGACCGACGAGCAGCAGGCGATCGCCGATCGTATGCTCGCCAGTTTCCAGCCGCGCGCGGCTCGACCGACTCTGCTTGGGCCGGGTGACGCGTCGTGAGCGCGGAACACTTCGCGGCCGCGCGCTTCGAAGACCCGATCCAGCACACGTCGTTCTGGGGTGAGCTTGTAGGCACGGTCGGGTCGGTGATCGGCGGTGCCGTTGTCGGCGCATTGGTGGCGGAGGCGATGGAGGGGCTGGTGTTCGTCGGCTTGGCCGCGCTCGAAATCGGTACGGCAGGGCTGGCGACGCCGCTGGTGATCGCGATCGGTGTGGGCGTGGCCGTCGGCTCGGGCGCGCTGATGGAAGCGAGCGGGATGAACGAAGCCATCGATGACGGCGCCAAGGCCTTGGCCGACTCGATCGCGCCGCCCGAGATCAAAGGCAAGATCGCCAGCGGCTCGGGGAACGTTTATGTCAATAACAAGGCGGCTGCGCGGGCGGCGCGGCCGGGGGATCTCGATACCGTCGCATGCCTGGATCACTCCAGCCCGCAGATGATTGCTGATGGGTCGGGGAGCGTTTACATCAATGATCATCCGGCCGCGCGCGTCGGCGACAAGACGACTTGTGACGGGACGATTGCTGAGGGTTCTGACAACGTTTTCATCGGCGGCGGCACGCAGCGGGTAAGGGACGTCAAGTCGGCGAGCCGGCTCGGGTGGTTGGGGGCGGCGCTTGGCATTGCGCTGGCGGTTTGTGGCCGCGGGAAGATGAGTTGGGGGCAGTTTCTGAAAGGCAAGCTGCCTTGCCTCGCGATCAATTTTGCGGCTGGTGCCTTCGGTACTTGGCTAGGCAGTTTGGCGAGGCCGTCAGCCGGTCACCCGGTCAACGTGATTACCGGCGGCAAGTTTCTCGATGGCACGGACGATACCGACTTCACATTGCCCGGGCCGCTGCCTATCGTGTGGCGGCGTTTTTACAGCAGCCATGATGATCGTGCTGACAGTTTGTTCGGGCCGGGCTGGAGCGTGCCGATCAGCGTCGAGCTGCGGCTTGCGCGTGAACATGGCGAGGTCAAGTCGATCACGTACTGGGACGAGCAGGGCCGAGACATCGTGTTCCCGGCCGTGCCGCCGGGTGAGAGCCATTTCAGCGTTCCCGAAGGCATTTACCTGATCTGTACTGCCGGTGGGCACTACGTGGTCGAGACGGTCGACGGTCTGTATCGCGATTTCGGCCGTGCCCGTACCGATGCGGACAGCGAGACGCTCAAGCTGTGGCGTCTCGAGGATCGCAACGGTAATTGGATCGAGGTGGAGCAAGAAGCGGCAGATGAGGTTGTGCGGCCGGCCCGGCTGCATGACAGCGCTGGGCGCATGCTGACGCTGGTCTACGATAAATCGCACCCTCGACGCATTGCCACGATTGAGCTGACTCGTGGTGTGGACGGTGAGCAACCCGACACGCTGGTGCGTTATGCGTACAACGATGCCGGCGAGCTGGTGGCCGTTACCGATCGCAGTGGCCACACCGGCCGACGCTTCGCATACGAACACGGACTGATGGTCCAGCACACGTTGCGCGGCGGCTTGCAGTGCTTTTATGCGTGGCAAGGTGTCGGCCGCGATGCGCGTGTCGTGCGCCACTGGACCGATGACGGCGAAGCGTACACGTTCGACGCGGACCTTGCGCAGCGTTCGGTGACGATCACCGACCAGATCGGTCGCGTTACACACTGGACGTGGAACGAGGATCAGCAGCCGACGAGCCATACGGATGCGGAAGGCCACGTTTGGCAATTCGAGTGGAATGCGATGCGGCAGTTGGTCAGTACGACCGATCCGGCAGGGCATACGACCCGCTTTGAATATGACGAGCGGGGGCGGCAGACGCAGCGCATCGATGCGCTCGGGCAGGTTGAGCGGACCGAGTGGAACGCTTACTACGACCTGCCTGTCGCGGAAACCGATCCGGCCAACTCGCGCTGGATCTACCGCTACGACGATCGCGGCAACCTGACGATGACGCGCGATCCGGCAGGCTTCGCGACCGAGTATCACCGGGATGAACGCGGGCTGGTGCACACGATCCGCGATGCGCGGGGTGGTTACAAGTTTCTCGAATGGAATGGCCGTGCGCAGTTGACCTCGTATACCGATTGTTCCGGCAAGGTCACGCGGTTCGGGTATGACGCACGTGGCGCGCTTGCGCGTGTGACCGATGCGGCTGGGCAGTCTACCGTGTACGAAGCGGATGCAATGGGGCGGGTCACAGGGATCGGAACGGCCGATGGTGCGCGTCAGATGTTCCGATACGATGCGGCCGGGCGTCTGGTCGAGGTCGTTGACGCGAACCAGCGCAGCACGCGTTACGAGATCAATGCGCGTGGTTTGCTGCTGTCACGGACGGACGCGGCTAATCGTGTCGTACGGTTCGGCTACGACGATGCGTTCAGGCTCGCGAGTCTGACCAACGAAAATCGCGAGGCGTATCGCTTTCAGTATGACCGTCGCGATCTGGTTTCTTCGCAGATCGGCCTCGATGGCCACAAGCGCACGTACGAATACGATGTGTGCGGCCAAGGTACGATCGTACGGGATGGACAGATCGAGACGCGATACGAGCGCGACGCGATCGGGCGACTGACTGCGAAGCAAGCTACGCATGAGCGTTGTGAGTACCTGTACGACAAGGCGAGCCGAATCGCATCTGCCGAGTTGTACACGCTGGCCGCTCGTGGCCCGTCGCTGAAGAATCGGGTCAGCTTGAAATACGACGCGCGCGGAGCGGTTCTCGAGGAATACACGCCGACCGGCTGGCTCGCGCATACGTACGACGAGCTTGGCAACCGTGTCAGCACCACAATCTCGGGCGAGCGCACGATCGACTGGCTGCATTACGGCTCGGGACACGTACACCAGATCCGCGTTGACGGCGCTGCAGTTGCCGACATGGAACGCGATGATCTGCATCGGGAGGTGCTACGAACGCAGGGCAAGCTGACCAGTCATTTCGGATATGACGCGGTTGGCCGTCGTGCGCGGCACGCTGCGCAGCGAGGTAGGGCTGCTGATGACCTGCTTGCGAAGCAGTGGCAATACGATGCAGCGGGCGACGTGATCCAGAAGCGCGATCAGCGTCACGGCACGACGAGCTATCAATATGACCCGACTGGTCGCATTGAACAGGCGGCGGGGCCGGGATTGCCGTCGGAAGTGTTTCGCTGGGACGCGGCGGCCAACCTGGTGTCGAGCGATCACCCGGGCGGCTACGTCGAGCACAACCGGCTCAAGATGTTCGAGGACAAGCGCTTCGAGTACGACTCGTATGGACGGCTGGTTCGCAAGCTGAGCGGTCACGGGCCTGCCAAAGAGCTGGTTCTTGAATACGACGACTGGAGTCAGCTGAAGACCGTCGTGACGAAGGACCGTCTCGGTATCGCGACGACGCATTTCGAATATGACGCGTTCGGTCGCCGGATCCGTAAGCTCAATGGTGGTTACGCGAGTACGGATTTCCTGTGGGACGGCATGCGGCTCGAGCAGGAAACGTATCACGATCGTCAGGGCGAGGAAGCGCTGACGTACTTGTACGAGGCCAGTAGCTATGTGCCGCTCGCACGGATCGATCAGGGCAAGCCGGCGGCTAACGATGCCGATGCAAGGGATGCGGTCTACTATTTCCACAACGATGTGTCGGGGTTGCCGGAGGAACTGACCGACGCGGACGGAGAGTTGATCTGGCAGGCCCGCTACAAGGTGTGGGGCAATGCGGTGCAGGAGGAATGGATCGCGCGGGCGCCGCAGTTGCCAACACCAGAGTGGGGAAATGTGCAAGCGTTGGCGCCGGCACCAACTCACGTGCCGCGACCACAGAATCTGCGTTTCCAGGGGCAGTATCTGGATCGTGAGACGGGGCTGCATTACAACACTTTCCGGTTCTACGATCCGGACATTGGGCGCTTCATCAATCCGGACCCGATTGGATTGCTGGGTGGAACGAATCTCTATCGGTACGCAGCCAATCCATTGGCGTGGATCGATCCATGGGGTTGGGCTTGCGGTGAACTTAGCGGTAAAGCACAGGAAGTTCACAATTTGGCCGGTGGCGGGGATGCGCGCTCAATACGCAATTCAACGGTATCAATCGTCGAGGCCAAGGTGAATGGCAAGCCACAGTTGTTTGCGGCGGGAAGTGGAGGTCGGTTAAGTCCAGCACAACGGCAAGCACTTATGAAGATGGGCGTACCAGAAGAAAACATCTTCTATGGCAAGAAGTCTATCGATGGTTTTGATAAGCTCGAAAACCATGCGGAACGAATTATTTTGCGCAATCTGCCTGAAGGTGCCGAAGTTAGTCGCTGGGGTATCTCTTGGGGTGGATTGCAACGGAATGCATCGTGTCCATCATGTCAGCCTCATGTGGACCAGGCTGGTGGGATTTTTGATTAGGAGATGAGTATGTTGGATATCGAGGAGCATAAAAAATATCTCGAATCAGTTCTAGCTGGAGCGAAGCTCGATAACCTTGCTCGTTTTGGCGTGTGGTGCTGTGTTGGTCTCGCTCACGATGAGTCAATATTCGAATTCCTGTCGAAGCAAGCAGGGGGTACAAGTACGCAGCTCAGGCACCGAGTAGGCGATTACTTGGATCAAGTCTGGAATGGAAAAGAAAACTCCAATCCACTAAGCGACTTAGAGCAAATTGAATGGGACCCTGATGCAGTCGAAATCGACGACGACGCTGCGGCCCAGGGAGCGACCGATTTGCTGGCGGGACTATCTTTTTTGGCGAAATGGTGTGCAGAACATAAGATGGAGCGACTGGTCGCATGCGCCGAGGTTTTGATAAACCGAATCGACTACTTGGAGAGTTTTGAGTTGATTGGAGAACATGTTGCGAATCCAGTTGATCATGAGATGAGCGTGCAGAAGGAATTTGCTCGTGAACTCGTTGCAGGTACCTTGACTGATCATGACAAGATGAAATATCACGAGTGGTTATTCAATCTCGGTACCCCCTGAATCATGAGCTCAAGGAACAAGCGTGCAAACGATTGACCTGTTGATCTCCCATAGTCAAATCGTAGTTCGATCCAGGCCGTACGATGAGGGTTTGAGCCAATGGGGAGCGGGCAACATTGATCAGGGCGCGGTGTTGCACGCCGACTACCTTATTTTCGATCCGCTTCCGGACGATACCTTCGGTGCAAAGGTGTACTTGCGGGTGGTGGATAAGTTCGAGATGGACGAGCGGGCCGCACGGTGCATTGTTGCGCCGTTTCGTATTGAAGATCGCAATTCGCTCGAAGTCGCCTCGGCGACCGAAAAATTCAAGATTATGCTGGAGCTGCCGCTTAACTCGTACGACGTGTATTACGAGGTTTGCGAGGGGGAAGAGGTTTTCTATAAATTCACGTTTGCTTCAGAAGCGGTTCATCGGCAAGCAATGTATTTGCGTGATGACCCTTGGCGGGGCAAGAAAGACAAGCCGCTTGTAGCAGGGAGGTTTGACAGATAACTTAGATTCGGTTGCTCCTTGGGTTAACTGGACCAAATTCGCAGTGATCTTGCCGGAGCGACTGACAGCAAAGGAGTCCGGGCGCGAGCGCTGCGAATACGTGAGCACCGATTGTCTGTGGGATGGCGTGCGGCTTGTACAGGAGATGTAACACGACAGGAGCGGCGAAGAGGCGCTGACCTACCGGTACGAGTCGGGCAGCTACGTACGGCTGGCGCGGATCGACCAGAATGCACCAGCTGCCAATAATGCCGACGCGCGGGACACTGTCAATTATTTGGTTCAACGCGGAATTCCGGGCAACGCGGTGCAGGAGGAATGGATCGCGCGGGCAACTGCAGCGATCGACGCCGGGATGGGGCGAGGGGCAGGAGGCGGCGCCAACATCTGTCCATGTACCAAGACCGCAGAACCTGCGTTTCCAAGACGAGTATCTG
Encoded here:
- a CDS encoding OmpA family protein is translated as MNNSFPVSVGRMCVGSALLLCMLLGGCKAPPLHRGLTQTQVTTLKSAGFHETEEGFEFGSTGPILFDFDRYNLKPDVRRVVERIGRTLRSVGINGVRVYGYSDEEGADDYDFELSRRRAEVVAIELVDVGLDGKRIAIVGRGKRDPVGDNRTPAGRAQNRRAAIVVSPR
- the tssF gene encoding type VI secretion system baseplate subunit TssF, whose translation is MTIDPKDLLPHFEREMALLRRSMQTFAQRFPKIAARLAITGEHSEDPYVERLLQSFALMSSSHDIRLEDDVPAFTHGILQTLHGAFLRPFPFCAIAQFHDDSTSKQTAPRVIPRGAQLISPVGREVFRMTNEIAIVPLTVSAVRYATSAIAPRDAALPSETTGLLTATFELTSPEATFAIVPDRLRLHFTGAREIVAALTDAVLLLAVRGFAEMDDSGRWKRLPNMPFTAVGLEPIDALLDMPHDDALGPFHLLMEYCAVPKRFDFVDLDMRPLKRGAGDSRRVALHLAIAGVHPDSHRAQRLAAATADHVRLFCTPVINLFPDAAEPIETRPGCAYYPVKPLAQKNASQTNIWSIDTVRQTSDAGTSIVAPFHSLQHGMGTHPGLYWTALRDDARRAPRKPVDPQAEEADKKPSPDEIADLLHGVELGLIDRDGQPADPGRRKLAIRLSCTQGDLSGMQERELALCAGDPVGTIALLNRPTRSRPRAFRYGELWNVLSLLVPQAIRLDNGGLAQLTRLCARWAECSVDAGRRFDALVSLSTARVRRWMPGKPASAFVQGLEVRLVVDEQRFAGFSLGGLAHVMERCFAPHVPVTSFVQIVLFSAHTGALLRRGQPCPGVQPLV
- a CDS encoding type VI secretion system Vgr family protein; amino-acid sequence: MSFAPNGGIPNGLGGSALGSLSALGGLAGPVASSVAGSLGPLAGLAGHVDTVQRALQLAQTSFSLMDKTPGAVAEAINGAANPARLTQLNRYVTLDTPLGPDVLLVSAAVVDEYVNRLPEIHLDLLSHRHDLRPDDLIGQQVKIRFDQQARLSTLERVVASGAGENDRYFDGYVASFDRAGNPGNVTQYHLTAVPWFWFLTRSTDCRIFQNKTAQDILTEIFQEHGFSDFVFDIRTSQKPLEYVVMYQESYYNFCARLMEQEGLVWTHRYEKDKHMLVIGDTNLLFRPIDGLATVPFAATEASEDSGIDQLHEGRRFGVGKVTFRDFNHQNPSSPLMLVEAGPQNLKHARLDSTERFEHQSLYDHGDDGNRYARFAMEAEEAQAHRYTGGGYAWRMTTAGAVNVANHPVLENNQEYVILHVRHEAVNDYTQHSAKLPYRNSFALLPKKIPYRAPRATPKPVIHGTQSAIVVGPKGEEIYTNGSAVKVNFPWDRRGKKDGSDSMWVRVSQPWAGDGWGAAAIPRIKQEVLVAFNQGDPDNPVIVGRVFNGEQGNPYHGAAGQTMGIKSQTHKGQGSNEIRMTDTNGMQEFFMHAQKDMNTVVENSETHKVLGPMRTVLVATGSEEKQIPQGNLTETIAEKRSTTATTVEVTTPAKDGGGGTQVYVAERGILLKVQDSSISLAPEGIRLEHKGSVILMTDDGVMVNGQRIDLNK
- a CDS encoding DcrB-related protein, producing MHYAIHEGTFELPDAALDRTVNILVMNAGPGGLNLVIARGRLRDGEDIDAFVAREWEVASRDAKMLTEKARRAVAVAGRSGIQIDSTLERDGRLWHQLQTMFPSDDAGRVLVMTLTSAAPLTDEQQAIADRMLASFQPRAARPTLLGPGDAS
- a CDS encoding RHS repeat-associated core domain-containing protein, translating into MSAEHFAAARFEDPIQHTSFWGELVGTVGSVIGGAVVGALVAEAMEGLVFVGLAALEIGTAGLATPLVIAIGVGVAVGSGALMEASGMNEAIDDGAKALADSIAPPEIKGKIASGSGNVYVNNKAAARAARPGDLDTVACLDHSSPQMIADGSGSVYINDHPAARVGDKTTCDGTIAEGSDNVFIGGGTQRVRDVKSASRLGWLGAALGIALAVCGRGKMSWGQFLKGKLPCLAINFAAGAFGTWLGSLARPSAGHPVNVITGGKFLDGTDDTDFTLPGPLPIVWRRFYSSHDDRADSLFGPGWSVPISVELRLAREHGEVKSITYWDEQGRDIVFPAVPPGESHFSVPEGIYLICTAGGHYVVETVDGLYRDFGRARTDADSETLKLWRLEDRNGNWIEVEQEAADEVVRPARLHDSAGRMLTLVYDKSHPRRIATIELTRGVDGEQPDTLVRYAYNDAGELVAVTDRSGHTGRRFAYEHGLMVQHTLRGGLQCFYAWQGVGRDARVVRHWTDDGEAYTFDADLAQRSVTITDQIGRVTHWTWNEDQQPTSHTDAEGHVWQFEWNAMRQLVSTTDPAGHTTRFEYDERGRQTQRIDALGQVERTEWNAYYDLPVAETDPANSRWIYRYDDRGNLTMTRDPAGFATEYHRDERGLVHTIRDARGGYKFLEWNGRAQLTSYTDCSGKVTRFGYDARGALARVTDAAGQSTVYEADAMGRVTGIGTADGARQMFRYDAAGRLVEVVDANQRSTRYEINARGLLLSRTDAANRVVRFGYDDAFRLASLTNENREAYRFQYDRRDLVSSQIGLDGHKRTYEYDVCGQGTIVRDGQIETRYERDAIGRLTAKQATHERCEYLYDKASRIASAELYTLAARGPSLKNRVSLKYDARGAVLEEYTPTGWLAHTYDELGNRVSTTISGERTIDWLHYGSGHVHQIRVDGAAVADMERDDLHREVLRTQGKLTSHFGYDAVGRRARHAAQRGRAADDLLAKQWQYDAAGDVIQKRDQRHGTTSYQYDPTGRIEQAAGPGLPSEVFRWDAAANLVSSDHPGGYVEHNRLKMFEDKRFEYDSYGRLVRKLSGHGPAKELVLEYDDWSQLKTVVTKDRLGIATTHFEYDAFGRRIRKLNGGYASTDFLWDGMRLEQETYHDRQGEEALTYLYEASSYVPLARIDQGKPAANDADARDAVYYFHNDVSGLPEELTDADGELIWQARYKVWGNAVQEEWIARAPQLPTPEWGNVQALAPAPTHVPRPQNLRFQGQYLDRETGLHYNTFRFYDPDIGRFINPDPIGLLGGTNLYRYAANPLAWIDPWGWACGELSGKAQEVHNLAGGGDARSIRNSTVSIVEAKVNGKPQLFAAGSGGRLSPAQRQALMKMGVPEENIFYGKKSIDGFDKLENHAERIILRNLPEGAEVSRWGISWGGLQRNASCPSCQPHVDQAGGIFD
- the comJ gene encoding competence protein ComJ, which gives rise to MQTIDLLISHSQIVVRSRPYDEGLSQWGAGNIDQGAVLHADYLIFDPLPDDTFGAKVYLRVVDKFEMDERAARCIVAPFRIEDRNSLEVASATEKFKIMLELPLNSYDVYYEVCEGEEVFYKFTFASEAVHRQAMYLRDDPWRGKKDKPLVAGRFDR